A window of Hydrogenophilus thermoluteolus genomic DNA:
AGCGTTTCGAAGACGCCGGGTTGAAAATCGTTGCGGCGAAAATGGTGTGGCTTTCGGAGAAAGAAGCGGCGGCCTTCTACGCCGTTCACAAAGAACGCCCTTTCTTCAATGACCTGGTTCGCTTCATGACCTCCGGGCCGGTGATGGTCCAGGTGCTGGAAGGGGAAAACGCGATCGCGAAAAACCGCGAATTGATGGGGGCAACGGATCCGAAGAAGGCTGCGCCAGGGACGATTCGTGCCGATTTCGCCGAATCGATCGATGCGAATGCCGTCCATGGTTCCGACGGTCCCGATACGGCACGTACCGAAATCGCTTTCTTCTTCCCGGAAATGGCGATCTATTCGCGCTGACCGCCGAATGAAAGAGACCGAAGCTGCCGTGGCTGACGCGGTGCCGACCAATCTCTTGGAGCTGACGCGTGAGGAGCTCGAAGCCTGGTTCGTCGCGCAAGGAGAGAAGCCCTTTCGCGCGCGCCAGGTCTATCGCTGGATTCACCGCATGGGCGTTGCAGAGTTTGCCGCGATGACCGATGTCGCGAAAACCTTGCGGGCGCAGCTGGCGGAAACCGCGTCGATCACGCCGCCTCGGGTGATTTCGGACCGCGTCTCGAGCGACGGGACGCGGAAATGGCTCTTGGACGTCGGTCAGGGCAATGCGGTGGAGACCGTCTTCATCCCGGAACGCAGTCGGGGAACGCTCTGCATCTCGACCCAAGCAGGCTGCGCGCTCGAGTGCGCGTTCTGCGCCACCGGCAAGCAAGGTTTCAACCGCAATTTGACGACCGGCGAAATCCTAGGGCAATTGTGGCTGGCCAACCATGTGTTGGGGCCAGCGTACGAGCACGCTCGGCTCGACGACGGCGATTGGACCGACAACGGGCGCGTGGTGACCAACGTCGTGATGATGGGGATGGGGGAGCCGCTTGCCAATTACGATGCGGTGGTGCGCGCGCTCAAAGTGATGCTCGACGATTTCGGCTATGGACTGTCACGGCGCCGGGTGACGGTATCGACCTCAGGGTTGGTGCCGGCGATGGATCGGTTGCGCGTTGAATGTCCCGTGGCATTGGCCGTTTCGCTGCACGCGCCCAACGACCGTTTGCGCGACGAATTGGTTCCGATCAACAAAAAGTATCCGCTCAAAGAACTGATCGCGGCGTGCGAACGGTATCTCACCGCGTCGCCCCGCGATTTCATCATGTTCGAATATGTGTTGCTCGACGGGGTGAACGACAACCCGCGCGATGCGCAGGAGTTGGTCGAGCTGACCCGCGGCCTTTCGTGCAAATTCAACTTGATCCCGTTCAACCCCTTCCCGGGAAGTCCGTTCCGACGCCCAGCGCCGGAGCGTGTCCGTGCGTTTGCCGAGCGGCTGATGGCGGCAGGGCGCCTGACGACGATCCGTCGCACCCGTGGTGACGACGTCGCAGCGGCGTGCGGCCAATTGGCGGGACAAGTCCAAGATCGGACCCGTCGTTCGCTGCGCCTGGTTGCCGCGGAGGGGTGAATGAAGTGGAGACAGGTCGTTTGTGGGGTCGCAGCAGCGTTCGCGCTTGCGGGGTGCGCTTCCGTTGCGACGCCACCGCGCGCGGGAATCGCAGAGGGGGCTTATCCCGCCCCCCTCTTGGACCAAACGGCAGAGCGCCCTCAGGATAAGGAGCGCAAAGCCCGCATTGATCTCGCGCTTGCTTATCTCGAACTGGGGCGAGTCGATGTCGCACTCGACGAAATCGCAAAAGCGCGCGCGCTCGACGCCTCTGACCCGCTGGTGCCCTATGCATGGGGGTTGGCCCATCTGGCGTTGGGGGATCGTGCAACCGCAGAAAAGAGCCTAGAAGAAGCGCAGCGACTCGCGCCCAACGATCCGGACATTCTGCATGCGCTCGGCTCGCTCCGTTGTTCCGCAGGCCGTTTCGAGGAGGGGTTGGCGTTGCTGCACCAGGCGGCGATGAATCCCTACTATCCGCGGCGCGCCCGTTCGCTTGCGAACCATGCGTGGTGCGCTTGGCGTGCTGGCGATGAATCTGCGGTTCAGAACGAGATCGACATGGCGCTCGCGCTGCAACCCGACGATTTCCTCGTCCAGGTTCGTGCGTTGCAATGGGCGGCGCGTAAACGGCAGTGGGCGATTGCGGATCGCCATTTGGAACGGCTCGTCCAGCGCGCGCCCGACGACCCGATGGTCTGGTGGCTCGCGGCCAATCTTGCGCACGCCAAAGGCGATCGTCTGAACGAAGCGCGCTGGGCCGAACGGTTGCGCCAAGAGGCGCCCAACCGCTTGGAGACGCGCAAATTGGAGCGAGGAGAGTGGGAGTCATGGTGACAGAAGAACGCGGCGCTTCACCAGAGGCGGTTGGCGAAGCGATTCGTCAGCTCCGGGAGGCTTCTGGTTGGTCGCGTGAAGCGCTTGCCGCCGAGCTGAAGATCGCTGTCCGGCAATTGGCCGCGCTGGAAGCGGGTCAGTGGCGCGAACTCCCCAACGCGATTTTCGTGCGCGGCGTGCTCAAAGGGATCGCGCGCTGGGGGAATCGCGATCCGCAGCCCTGGTTGGAGGTGGCGCAAGCCTGTTTCGCCGAATCGACCGTTCGCCTGACGCCGCCCAGCAACGCTGAGGGCGAAATCGTCGTGCGTCGCCCTTTTTGGCGTCATCCGGTCGTGCGCTTCGCAGGCGGTGTCGTCGTGGTTGGTCTGCTGCTCGTCGGATATCTGCAGTGGTTCGGGGTTTGGGAATCGGATTCGTCGATGACCGACGGCGTATCGTTACGCACGCCGCTCGTTACACCCAACGGCGAGACCAACTCGGCAGTCGTGGTCCTGCCGCCTACCACGACACCGGGCGGCACGCATGCGCCCACGGCCGAGACCCCGCCCGACTCCGGCACCGAAAAAGCGGTCTCGTCCGGCGTCGCATCGCGATCCGACGCAGACGGAGCCGAGGCAGCCAGCAAGCCTGACACGGCCAATGCCAATGCGCGCGCACGCGAAACGGCAACCGGGGGTTCCGCAGACAGCGCCAAAATGAACGAACCAACTGCGGCGCATGGCCAAGCCAATCCGGTGCCGGCTCAGCAAACCGCGACGGCAGTGGAGACGCCGCGTGCAGCGAGCGACCAGGGGGCGGCAAGCGCAGCCAATGTAGCGCCTGGGGAAGCGGCTCAGCCGAAGCCAACCCCGTCGCCGCAGCAGGCTTCGGGGTTAGCAATCCGTGCGGAAACAGGGGACTCTTGGATGCGGATCACCGCCAAGGATGGAACGAAAGTCTATGACGGCATCCTCCGGCAAGGCGATAGCCGCACCTTTCCAACCGACGGCGCACCGTATGCGCTTCACCTGGGGAACGCCCAGGCGCTGGTGATCGAATGGAATGGCACCACCGTCGAACCCCCCAGCCGCGGGGTGGTTCGCTTGCATGTCCCGGCACAACCATGAGCGACGCGATGCTCAGACCGGAGCCGTTCGTTGCGCCGATGCCGTTTGGACCGGCAGCGCGCCGCCCCACCCATCAGGTCCGAGTTGGCCGGGTGACGATCGGTTCGAGCGCGCCGGTGGTGATCCAGTCGATGACCAATACCGACACCGCCGACGTGGCCGCGACGGCCCGGCAAGTCGCGGCGTTGGCGCATGCGGGTTCTGAAATCGTTCGCGTTACGGTGAACAGCGAAGCCGCGGCGAAAGCCGTCCCGGAAATCGTCGATCGTCTGCTGGCATGGGGTGTCGACGTTCCGCTGGTCGGCGACTTTCACTACAACGGCCACCGTCTGTTGCGTGACACGCCAGCCTGTGCCGAGGCGTTGGCGAAATGGCGAGTCAATCCCGGTAATGTCGGGTTTGGAGCGAAACGCGACGCGCAATTCGCTGCGATCGTCGAACTGGCGTGCCGTTTCGACAAACCTCTGCGGATCGGGGTCAATTGGGGCAGTCTCGACCAGTCGGTCTTGGCGCGGCTGATGGACGAAAACGCCCGCCGTAGCGAACCCTGGCCTGCAGACGCGGTGATGCGGGAAGCGCTCGTCACCTCGGCGTTGGAGTCTGCGGCGGAAGCGGAGCGCCTGGGGTTGGCGCCGGACCGGATCGTTTTGTCGGCGAAGGTCTCGAGTGTGCAAGACCTGATCGCGGTCTATCGTGCGTTGGCTGCACGCTGCCGTTATCCGCTCCATCTTGGTTTGACCGAAGCGGGAATGGGCAGCAAAGGGATC
This region includes:
- the ndk gene encoding nucleoside-diphosphate kinase — protein: MAIERTLSIIKPDAVAKNVIGKIYQRFEDAGLKIVAAKMVWLSEKEAAAFYAVHKERPFFNDLVRFMTSGPVMVQVLEGENAIAKNRELMGATDPKKAAPGTIRADFAESIDANAVHGSDGPDTARTEIAFFFPEMAIYSR
- the rlmN gene encoding 23S rRNA (adenine(2503)-C(2))-methyltransferase RlmN, encoding MKETEAAVADAVPTNLLELTREELEAWFVAQGEKPFRARQVYRWIHRMGVAEFAAMTDVAKTLRAQLAETASITPPRVISDRVSSDGTRKWLLDVGQGNAVETVFIPERSRGTLCISTQAGCALECAFCATGKQGFNRNLTTGEILGQLWLANHVLGPAYEHARLDDGDWTDNGRVVTNVVMMGMGEPLANYDAVVRALKVMLDDFGYGLSRRRVTVSTSGLVPAMDRLRVECPVALAVSLHAPNDRLRDELVPINKKYPLKELIAACERYLTASPRDFIMFEYVLLDGVNDNPRDAQELVELTRGLSCKFNLIPFNPFPGSPFRRPAPERVRAFAERLMAAGRLTTIRRTRGDDVAAACGQLAGQVQDRTRRSLRLVAAEG
- a CDS encoding tetratricopeptide repeat protein; this translates as MKWRQVVCGVAAAFALAGCASVATPPRAGIAEGAYPAPLLDQTAERPQDKERKARIDLALAYLELGRVDVALDEIAKARALDASDPLVPYAWGLAHLALGDRATAEKSLEEAQRLAPNDPDILHALGSLRCSAGRFEEGLALLHQAAMNPYYPRRARSLANHAWCAWRAGDESAVQNEIDMALALQPDDFLVQVRALQWAARKRQWAIADRHLERLVQRAPDDPMVWWLAANLAHAKGDRLNEARWAERLRQEAPNRLETRKLERGEWESW
- a CDS encoding helix-turn-helix domain-containing protein; the encoded protein is MVTEERGASPEAVGEAIRQLREASGWSREALAAELKIAVRQLAALEAGQWRELPNAIFVRGVLKGIARWGNRDPQPWLEVAQACFAESTVRLTPPSNAEGEIVVRRPFWRHPVVRFAGGVVVVGLLLVGYLQWFGVWESDSSMTDGVSLRTPLVTPNGETNSAVVVLPPTTTPGGTHAPTAETPPDSGTEKAVSSGVASRSDADGAEAASKPDTANANARARETATGGSADSAKMNEPTAAHGQANPVPAQQTATAVETPRAASDQGAASAANVAPGEAAQPKPTPSPQQASGLAIRAETGDSWMRITAKDGTKVYDGILRQGDSRTFPTDGAPYALHLGNAQALVIEWNGTTVEPPSRGVVRLHVPAQP
- the ispG gene encoding flavodoxin-dependent (E)-4-hydroxy-3-methylbut-2-enyl-diphosphate synthase, yielding MLRPEPFVAPMPFGPAARRPTHQVRVGRVTIGSSAPVVIQSMTNTDTADVAATARQVAALAHAGSEIVRVTVNSEAAAKAVPEIVDRLLAWGVDVPLVGDFHYNGHRLLRDTPACAEALAKWRVNPGNVGFGAKRDAQFAAIVELACRFDKPLRIGVNWGSLDQSVLARLMDENARRSEPWPADAVMREALVTSALESAAEAERLGLAPDRIVLSAKVSSVQDLIAVYRALAARCRYPLHLGLTEAGMGSKGIVASTAALAVLLQEGIGDTIRVSLTPAPGEPRTQEVVVAQQIVQSLGLRAFAPTVTACPGCGRTTSTFFQELAQRTEAFLRERMPEWRQQFDGVEQLSVAVMGCVVNGPGESRHAHIGISLPGTGEAPAAPVFMDGEKVATLRGDRIAEEFLALIEHYVTTRFVKKG